The Stratiformator vulcanicus genome has a segment encoding these proteins:
- a CDS encoding DUF3500 domain-containing protein, with amino-acid sequence MTNARNVFALPLAALLLAPSVVTAHEGHSHAHQEASAETKAAMLKAARQFLATLDKEQKEKATFEWNSDRREKWAYLPDKFIKPEGKRFGLAIEDMKPEQRLWARGLVQSALTNKGHLQVLAIQSLEAVLFELENGAPHRKPELYYVSIFGTPSESKSWGWRFEGHHLSLNVMLIDGKTFSVTPSFFGTNPAEVLSGPRAGLRVIADEEDFAYQLIDSMSPEQLEKAVFQKRAPADVITKAKSRVSKDDFLPAKGIRYSELSKDQQAMLHKLIGTYTTDKYADGVISQFRARRKTKEQTDIHFAWAGSTTRGEKHYYRIQTPEFLFELDNTQNGANHIHAVWRDFNGDFGRDLLGDHHKASHSE; translated from the coding sequence ATGACTAACGCTCGAAACGTCTTCGCCCTCCCTCTGGCAGCCCTGCTCCTTGCCCCCTCTGTCGTCACTGCGCACGAGGGACACAGCCACGCGCATCAGGAAGCCTCCGCCGAGACGAAGGCGGCGATGCTCAAGGCCGCCCGGCAATTCCTGGCGACGCTCGACAAAGAGCAGAAGGAAAAAGCGACGTTCGAGTGGAACTCCGATCGACGTGAGAAATGGGCCTACCTGCCCGATAAATTCATCAAGCCGGAAGGCAAACGCTTCGGCCTCGCCATCGAAGACATGAAGCCCGAACAGCGCCTTTGGGCTCGTGGGCTGGTGCAGTCGGCGCTGACCAACAAAGGTCACTTGCAGGTTCTGGCGATCCAATCGCTTGAGGCGGTCCTGTTCGAGCTCGAAAACGGGGCGCCTCATCGCAAGCCCGAACTCTACTACGTATCGATCTTCGGAACGCCGTCGGAGAGCAAGTCATGGGGCTGGCGGTTCGAAGGCCATCACCTTTCACTCAACGTGATGCTGATCGACGGCAAAACGTTCTCGGTCACACCCAGCTTCTTCGGCACCAATCCGGCGGAAGTCCTGTCGGGTCCACGGGCCGGGCTGCGGGTGATTGCGGATGAAGAAGACTTCGCCTATCAGCTCATTGACTCAATGAGCCCCGAGCAGTTGGAGAAGGCGGTCTTCCAGAAGCGGGCCCCGGCTGATGTCATCACCAAGGCGAAAAGCCGCGTCAGCAAGGACGACTTTCTTCCGGCGAAAGGCATCCGCTACAGCGAGCTGAGCAAGGATCAGCAGGCCATGCTCCACAAACTGATCGGAACCTACACGACCGACAAATACGCCGATGGCGTCATCAGCCAGTTCCGAGCGCGTCGCAAAACGAAAGAGCAAACCGACATCCACTTCGCCTGGGCCGGCAGCACGACGCGGGGCGAAAAGCACTACTACCGCATCCAGACGCCCGAGTTCCTGTTCGAACTCGACAACACGCAGAACGGAGCCAATCACATCCACGCCGTCTGGCGTGATTTCAACGGCGACTTCGGCCGCGATCTCTTAGGCGATCACCACAAAGCATCGCACAGTGAGTGA
- a CDS encoding SDR family NAD(P)-dependent oxidoreductase translates to MSGLRLEGKKLLVTGSSKGIGAGCILAAAKDGADCAINYRGDKESAEKVADEVRSLGRKAVVLQADASDQAQVEELVAKAAEGLGGLNAFVSNAAFSDREPFLDADMAGVKKTIDISMWGAFYALRAAGRHMRDNGGGTCVVISSPHAEIAFPTAIAYNMAKAAIDHMARTAAVECYKYGIRINICHPGWIDTPGERKFFTEEQLKEGGESLLVGRLGQPSEVGDAVVYLLSEESRYMIGSTLTIDGGVKLPFWSKREEGGQ, encoded by the coding sequence ATGTCCGGCTTGCGTTTGGAAGGTAAGAAGTTGCTCGTCACCGGTTCCAGTAAGGGAATCGGAGCGGGCTGTATTTTGGCAGCGGCGAAAGATGGAGCCGATTGCGCGATCAATTACCGCGGTGACAAAGAGTCGGCCGAGAAGGTCGCCGACGAAGTCCGCTCACTCGGCCGCAAAGCCGTGGTGCTTCAGGCCGATGCCTCCGACCAGGCACAGGTCGAAGAACTGGTCGCCAAAGCGGCCGAGGGTCTGGGCGGCTTGAACGCCTTCGTCTCGAACGCTGCCTTTTCTGACCGCGAGCCATTTCTCGATGCTGACATGGCAGGCGTCAAGAAAACGATCGACATCAGCATGTGGGGCGCGTTCTACGCGCTCCGCGCCGCCGGACGGCACATGCGGGACAACGGCGGCGGGACGTGCGTCGTGATCAGCAGCCCGCACGCGGAAATCGCCTTCCCGACCGCGATCGCCTACAACATGGCCAAAGCGGCGATCGATCACATGGCCCGCACCGCCGCGGTCGAATGCTACAAGTACGGCATCCGCATCAACATCTGCCACCCCGGCTGGATCGACACCCCCGGCGAGCGCAAGTTCTTCACCGAGGAGCAGCTCAAAGAGGGGGGCGAGTCACTGCTCGTCGGCCGTCTCGGCCAACCCTCCGAAGTCGGCGACGCCGTCGTCTATCTGCTCAGCGAGGAAAGCCGCTACATGATCGGCTCCACCCTCACCATCGACGGCGGCGTGAAACTTCCGTTCTGGAGCAAACGCGAAGAAGGCGGGCAGTAG